Proteins encoded together in one Paracidovorax wautersii window:
- a CDS encoding GreA/GreB family elongation factor, giving the protein MHDAVVIALGERTLTELDSSRLSRLADQQRPAVLADVLAQAEVIRSRAVRDDVVTMYSRVELVDLHTRRRQMLTLCYPRDAQPAAGLILVLSPVGMGVLGLKVGDVARWPTPHGEECAATIEAIEFQPEAAGDFTT; this is encoded by the coding sequence ATGCATGATGCTGTGGTGATCGCTCTGGGTGAGCGGACATTGACCGAACTCGATTCTTCTCGCTTGTCGAGGCTGGCGGACCAACAGCGGCCCGCCGTTCTTGCCGACGTTCTCGCCCAAGCCGAGGTGATCCGCTCCCGCGCCGTGCGGGATGACGTGGTCACTATGTACTCGCGCGTGGAACTGGTGGACCTGCATACCCGGCGGCGCCAGATGCTGACCCTTTGCTACCCGCGAGATGCCCAACCGGCGGCCGGGCTCATCTTGGTGCTGTCGCCGGTGGGCATGGGCGTGCTGGGGCTAAAAGTGGGCGACGTTGCCCGCTGGCCCACCCCGCATGGCGAAGAGTGCGCCGCCACCATCGAAGCCATCGAGTTCCAGCCCGAAGCCGCGGGCGACTTCACTACTTAG
- a CDS encoding LysR family transcriptional regulator, protein MSQTFNYRHLYYFWVVAKEGGLTRAAERLDMAVQTISAQVRLLEKDLGSTLLRTEGRNLVLTDAGIAAMHEADHIFALGEKLPHRVSEAASGRTLRLNLGISDGIAKVAVHRLLTPVLDEPHLRLLCHEGEFQPLLGELALHKLDAVLADRPAPPNPALKTTSQLLGTSPIAWYAPPVWAEAAARQFPHSLAVVPVLLPTGHAAMRAHIDDWLERERIRPRIAGEFEDSALLATFASTGMGVMPAPASLGEMLSRTHGLVHVGTTDDVQEQFHLIYNVRKVMHPLVTRLVEGGGLD, encoded by the coding sequence ATGAGCCAGACCTTCAACTACCGCCATCTGTATTACTTCTGGGTCGTCGCCAAGGAAGGTGGGCTGACCCGGGCCGCCGAACGGCTGGACATGGCCGTGCAGACCATCAGCGCGCAAGTGCGCCTGCTGGAAAAGGACCTGGGCTCGACGCTGCTGCGCACCGAGGGCCGCAACCTCGTGCTGACCGATGCCGGCATTGCCGCCATGCACGAGGCCGACCACATCTTCGCTCTGGGCGAGAAGCTGCCGCACCGCGTATCGGAAGCCGCTTCGGGCCGCACGCTGCGGCTGAATCTGGGCATCTCCGACGGCATCGCCAAGGTGGCCGTGCACCGCCTGCTCACCCCCGTGCTGGACGAACCCCACCTGCGCCTGCTGTGCCACGAAGGCGAGTTCCAGCCCCTGCTGGGTGAGCTGGCCCTGCACAAGCTCGACGCCGTGCTGGCCGACCGCCCTGCACCGCCCAACCCCGCCCTCAAGACCACCAGCCAGCTGCTGGGCACCAGCCCCATCGCTTGGTATGCCCCGCCCGTATGGGCCGAGGCCGCCGCCCGCCAGTTTCCCCACAGCCTGGCCGTGGTGCCGGTGCTGCTGCCCACCGGCCACGCCGCCATGCGCGCCCACATCGACGACTGGCTGGAACGCGAGCGCATCCGCCCACGCATCGCCGGCGAGTTCGAGGACAGCGCCCTGCTCGCCACCTTCGCCAGCACCGGCATGGGCGTCATGCCCGCGCCCGCCTCTCTGGGCGAGATGCTGTCGCGCACCCACGGCCTGGTGCACGTGGGCACCACGGACGACGTGCAGGAGCAGTTCCACCTGATCTACAACGTGCGCAAGGTGATGCATCCGCTGGTGACGCGGCTGGTGGAGGGCGGGGGGTTGGACTGA
- a CDS encoding DUF2062 domain-containing protein: MMQSLCTLRRWLRGLEPRARALMGGSGWLQRMQPWLERRQLFRFQRQPLARGVAAGAFCGLIPGPLQLPATALACAWVRGNVVAGGVTTFYTNPLTTVPLYALAFQMGALVLPGEQVLPAWQSVAPGGDFTVQALAAWIQALGLPLLVGLPVLGLLFAALGYLAVQLLWLAPAVQRGRRWQRARAAALPLQGPGG, encoded by the coding sequence ATGATGCAGTCCCTGTGCACCCTGCGCCGCTGGCTGCGCGGGCTCGAACCCCGGGCCCGCGCCCTGATGGGCGGCAGCGGCTGGCTGCAGCGCATGCAGCCGTGGCTGGAGCGGCGCCAGCTGTTCCGCTTCCAGCGCCAGCCGCTGGCGCGCGGGGTGGCGGCTGGCGCGTTCTGCGGGCTGATCCCCGGTCCGCTGCAGCTGCCGGCCACGGCCCTGGCCTGTGCCTGGGTGCGCGGCAATGTGGTGGCCGGCGGCGTGACCACCTTCTATACCAACCCGCTCACCACCGTGCCGCTGTATGCGCTGGCCTTCCAGATGGGGGCCCTGGTGCTGCCGGGTGAGCAGGTCCTGCCGGCGTGGCAGAGCGTGGCACCCGGGGGCGACTTCACGGTGCAGGCCCTGGCGGCGTGGATCCAGGCGCTGGGCCTGCCGCTGCTGGTGGGGCTGCCGGTGCTCGGCCTGCTGTTTGCAGCGCTGGGGTATCTGGCCGTGCAGCTGCTGTGGCTGGCGCCCGCCGTGCAGCGCGGACGCCGCTGGCAGCGGGCACGGGCCGCGGCCCTGCCACTGCAGGGGCCGGGCGGATGA
- a CDS encoding TerC family protein — translation MVETIGTPMMWAAFGLFVVVAIAIDLLVMERQGAHKVTMKEALSWSVLWFSLAFVFVGILWWYLNGSQGREVANTVSMQFITGYLVEKSLSVDNIFVFLMIFSYFAVPAEYQKRALIVGIIGAIVLRTVLILAGAWLLATFHWLLYVFGAFLVITGVKMWIAAGKEPDISSNPVLKFLRKHIRMSDNFDGEKLTTVVNGVKLFTPLFVVLLMIGITDVIFAVDSIPAIFAITSDPFIVLTANIFAILGLRALYFLLADLADRFHLLAYGLALVLVFIGAKMLLIDVYKIPIGYALLVTASLIAGSIILSLRTSRPAVAAEPATPAALPPKE, via the coding sequence ATGGTGGAAACCATCGGAACTCCCATGATGTGGGCCGCCTTCGGCCTGTTCGTCGTCGTCGCCATCGCCATCGACCTGCTGGTCATGGAGCGCCAGGGCGCACACAAGGTGACCATGAAGGAAGCGCTCAGCTGGAGCGTGCTCTGGTTCTCTCTGGCGTTCGTGTTCGTCGGCATCCTGTGGTGGTACCTGAACGGCTCGCAGGGCCGGGAGGTGGCCAACACCGTATCGATGCAGTTCATCACCGGCTATCTGGTCGAGAAGAGCCTGTCGGTGGACAACATCTTCGTCTTCCTGATGATCTTCAGCTACTTCGCCGTGCCGGCCGAGTACCAGAAGCGCGCCCTCATCGTCGGCATCATCGGCGCGATCGTGCTGCGCACGGTGCTGATCCTGGCGGGTGCGTGGCTGCTGGCCACCTTCCACTGGCTGCTGTACGTGTTCGGTGCGTTCCTGGTCATCACCGGCGTGAAGATGTGGATCGCCGCCGGCAAGGAGCCGGACATCTCCAGCAACCCCGTGCTGAAGTTCCTGCGCAAGCACATCCGCATGTCGGACAACTTCGACGGCGAGAAGCTGACCACGGTGGTCAACGGCGTGAAGCTCTTCACCCCGCTGTTCGTGGTGCTGCTCATGATCGGCATCACCGATGTGATCTTCGCGGTGGACAGCATCCCGGCCATCTTCGCCATCACGAGCGATCCGTTCATCGTGCTCACGGCCAACATCTTCGCCATCCTGGGCCTGCGTGCGCTGTACTTCCTGCTGGCCGACCTGGCGGACCGCTTCCACCTGCTGGCCTATGGCCTGGCCCTGGTGCTGGTCTTCATCGGTGCCAAGATGCTGCTGATCGACGTGTACAAGATCCCGATCGGCTACGCGCTGCTGGTCACGGCTTCGCTGATCGCCGGCTCCATCATCCTGTCGCTGCGCACCTCGCGCCCGGCGGTGGCAGCCGAGCCGGCCACGCCGGCCGCCCTGCCGCCCAAGGAATGA
- a CDS encoding universal stress protein, whose protein sequence is MIPRSILAVTDFSIQGTLAMARAALLCAKHGATLKLVYLAPADEAPPPDAAVRLSHHALQLQQRHYITVHAATRTDFMAASVASEAKSADLVVWGTAPLRGLRGWFSAHPAIRLLRATKRPVLVVRQRAEQPYQSVMVAVDFSAASRRLVEWAVALHPSARVELFHAIDTANEGKLRYAEVSEQAIRMYREECRRHAQSRMLTLFDSNDARRNRLSSSIGRGNPARQVLVQQQSMGADLIVVGKHPASWLADLVFESVAQRVLHGARADVLVAPHGFQPASRGAAIERLSTDMPVRRVKAGAPRPPGYPNPAAMPAGT, encoded by the coding sequence ATGATCCCCCGCTCCATTCTTGCCGTTACCGACTTTTCGATCCAGGGCACCCTCGCCATGGCGCGAGCCGCGCTGCTGTGCGCCAAGCACGGCGCAACGCTCAAGCTTGTCTACCTGGCGCCTGCTGATGAGGCCCCACCGCCGGACGCGGCCGTGCGCTTGTCGCACCACGCGCTGCAGCTGCAGCAGCGCCACTACATCACGGTGCACGCGGCAACGCGCACCGACTTCATGGCCGCGAGCGTCGCGTCCGAGGCGAAGAGCGCCGACCTAGTGGTGTGGGGCACCGCTCCCTTGCGGGGCCTGCGCGGCTGGTTCTCCGCGCACCCGGCCATCCGATTGCTGCGCGCCACCAAGCGTCCTGTGCTCGTGGTACGTCAGCGCGCCGAGCAGCCCTACCAAAGCGTGATGGTCGCCGTGGACTTTTCGGCCGCATCGCGCCGTCTGGTCGAATGGGCCGTCGCCCTGCACCCCTCTGCGCGGGTTGAACTGTTCCATGCCATTGACACCGCGAATGAGGGCAAGCTGCGCTATGCCGAAGTGTCCGAGCAGGCCATCCGGATGTACCGCGAGGAGTGCCGGCGCCATGCGCAGAGCCGGATGCTCACACTGTTCGACTCGAACGACGCACGGCGCAACCGACTCTCCTCGTCGATCGGCCGCGGCAACCCTGCACGGCAGGTTCTGGTGCAGCAGCAAAGCATGGGCGCGGACCTGATCGTGGTGGGCAAGCATCCCGCATCCTGGCTTGCTGACCTGGTGTTCGAGAGTGTGGCCCAGCGCGTGCTGCACGGTGCCCGCGCGGATGTGCTGGTCGCGCCGCACGGCTTTCAACCCGCCTCCCGTGGCGCTGCCATCGAGCGCCTCTCTACCGATATGCCCGTACGCCGCGTCAAGGCAGGAGCACCGCGCCCGCCGGGTTATCCGAACCCGGCGGCGATGCCGGCCGGCACCTGA
- a CDS encoding Bug family tripartite tricarboxylate transporter substrate binding protein has product MIPRRQFLTRSALLAAAPLAAAVPAWAQDPTLRLVVGYPPGGSSDRVARIVADKLQAALGHPVIVENKVGAGGRISAQYVKNAPASQPMLLLANPAVMVVSPLVVNDVGYDPVKDFVPVSEVNNYVFGVAVSTGVPVKELSHLLAWLRANPSQANIGVPATGSLPHFFALMLGQQAQVTAEAVGYKGSAPLLTDLIGGQVPVAVDTLDSLIPQHEAGKIRILAVSSEQRHPLVPQVPTLKEGGVKLAASGWNTVFAPKSLPQSQVDRYAGLIQKAMQDADTQRLFKAGNLDPVVASAAQTRQRLAAYRQQWEPVIKASGYRP; this is encoded by the coding sequence ATGATTCCACGCCGCCAGTTCCTCACCCGTTCCGCCCTGCTCGCCGCCGCGCCGCTGGCGGCTGCTGTCCCCGCCTGGGCGCAGGACCCCACGCTGCGCCTGGTCGTCGGCTACCCGCCCGGCGGCTCCAGCGACCGCGTGGCCCGCATCGTGGCCGACAAGCTGCAGGCGGCGCTCGGCCACCCGGTGATCGTCGAGAACAAGGTGGGCGCGGGCGGCCGCATCTCGGCCCAGTACGTGAAGAACGCGCCCGCCAGCCAGCCCATGCTGCTGCTGGCCAATCCGGCGGTGATGGTGGTGTCGCCCCTGGTCGTGAACGACGTGGGCTACGACCCCGTAAAGGACTTCGTGCCCGTGAGCGAAGTGAACAACTACGTGTTCGGCGTGGCCGTGTCCACCGGCGTGCCGGTCAAGGAACTCTCGCACCTGCTGGCCTGGCTGCGCGCCAACCCCAGCCAGGCCAACATCGGCGTGCCCGCCACGGGCAGCCTGCCGCACTTCTTCGCGCTCATGCTGGGCCAGCAGGCCCAGGTGACGGCCGAGGCCGTGGGCTACAAGGGCTCGGCCCCGCTGCTCACCGACCTGATCGGCGGCCAGGTGCCCGTGGCCGTGGACACGCTCGACAGCCTGATCCCGCAGCATGAGGCCGGCAAGATCCGCATCCTGGCCGTGTCGAGCGAACAGCGCCACCCGCTGGTGCCGCAGGTGCCCACGCTCAAGGAAGGCGGCGTAAAGCTCGCCGCATCGGGGTGGAACACGGTGTTCGCGCCCAAGTCCCTGCCGCAGTCGCAGGTGGACCGCTACGCCGGCCTGATCCAGAAGGCCATGCAGGATGCCGACACGCAGCGCCTGTTCAAGGCCGGCAACCTCGACCCCGTGGTGGCCTCGGCCGCGCAGACGCGCCAGCGCCTGGCCGCCTACCGCCAGCAGTGGGAACCGGTCATCAAGGCTTCCGGCTACCGGCCCTGA
- a CDS encoding sulfatase-like hydrolase/transferase, translating into MQRPNIVFIVADDLGYADLGCYGGRDAAFGPVSPVLDQLAAGGLKLTQGYSNSPVCSPTRFALMTARYQYRLRGAAEEPIRTATRGNDQLGLRPEHPTLPSLLKDAGYRTGLMGKWHLGYPPHFGPLKSGYEEYFGPMSGGVDYFTHCGANGVHDLWFGEEEKADEGYLTDLITNYSVDYIERMAAGAQAGTPFFLSVHYTAPHWPWETRDDEALAHELKDSKQAIYHLAGGNVETYRRMIHHMDEGIGRIVQTLRAHGLERDTLIVFTSDNGGERFSDNWPLVGGKMDLTEGGIRVPWIAHWPAVIAPGGTSTQPCLTMDWSATMLDVGGAQPHADYPLDGQTLAPLLRNAAWTADRPLFWRMNHRGQRAMRHGDWKYLRVDGVDYLFNLAQDERERANLAPLQPARLADMVQAWEAWNASMPAIPGDATVSLCYTEKDMPGR; encoded by the coding sequence ATGCAACGACCGAACATCGTCTTCATCGTGGCCGACGATCTCGGCTATGCGGACCTGGGCTGCTACGGCGGGCGCGATGCGGCCTTCGGCCCCGTCTCGCCCGTGCTCGACCAGCTGGCCGCCGGCGGTTTGAAGCTCACCCAGGGCTATTCCAACTCGCCCGTGTGCTCGCCCACGCGCTTCGCGCTGATGACGGCGCGCTACCAATACCGCCTGCGCGGCGCGGCCGAGGAGCCCATCCGCACGGCCACGCGCGGCAACGACCAGCTGGGCCTGCGCCCCGAGCACCCCACGCTGCCCTCGCTGCTGAAGGACGCCGGCTACCGCACGGGGCTCATGGGCAAGTGGCACCTGGGCTACCCGCCGCACTTCGGCCCCTTGAAGTCGGGCTACGAGGAATACTTCGGCCCCATGTCGGGCGGGGTGGACTACTTCACCCACTGTGGCGCCAACGGCGTGCACGACCTGTGGTTCGGCGAGGAAGAGAAGGCCGACGAGGGCTACCTCACCGACCTGATCACGAACTACTCGGTGGACTACATCGAACGCATGGCGGCAGGCGCGCAAGCCGGCACGCCGTTCTTCCTGAGCGTGCACTACACCGCCCCGCACTGGCCATGGGAGACGCGCGACGACGAGGCGCTGGCGCATGAGCTGAAGGACAGCAAGCAGGCCATTTACCACCTGGCCGGCGGCAATGTGGAAACCTACCGCCGCATGATCCACCACATGGACGAAGGCATCGGCCGCATCGTGCAGACGCTGCGCGCGCACGGCCTGGAGCGCGACACGCTGATCGTCTTCACCAGCGACAACGGCGGCGAGCGCTTCTCGGACAACTGGCCGCTGGTGGGCGGCAAGATGGATCTGACCGAGGGCGGCATCCGCGTGCCTTGGATCGCGCACTGGCCCGCGGTGATCGCGCCCGGCGGCACCAGCACGCAGCCCTGCCTGACCATGGACTGGTCCGCGACGATGCTCGATGTGGGCGGCGCGCAGCCGCATGCCGATTACCCGCTCGACGGCCAGACCCTGGCGCCGCTGTTGCGCAACGCCGCCTGGACGGCCGACCGCCCGCTCTTCTGGCGCATGAACCACCGCGGCCAGCGCGCCATGCGCCACGGCGACTGGAAGTATCTGCGCGTGGACGGCGTGGACTACCTCTTCAACCTGGCGCAGGACGAACGCGAGCGGGCCAACCTGGCGCCGCTGCAGCCCGCCAGGCTGGCGGACATGGTGCAGGCCTGGGAGGCGTGGAACGCGAGCATGCCGGCGATTCCGGGGGATGCGACGGTGAGCCTTTGCTATACGGAGAAGGACATGCCGGGGCGGTAG
- the hemE gene encoding uroporphyrinogen decarboxylase, translated as MSFAPLQNDTFLRACRRQATDYTPLWLMRQAGRYLPEYLATRAKAGSFMGLATNVQYATDVTLQPLDRFPLDAAILFSDILTVPDAMGLGLSFAQGEGPRFAKNVRDEAAVAELAVPDMDKLRYVFDAVTSIRKALNGRVPLIGFSGSPWTLACYMVEGKGSDDYRQVKTLMYSRPDLMHRILEINADAVAAYLNAQIDAGAQAVMVFDSWGGVLADGMFQQFSLAYTRRVLAQLKRTGVDGTDVPRIVFTKGGALWLDEMGGLDCEVLGLDWTANLAKARALVGGAVGGPGKALQGNIDPNVLFAPPDAIAAQARAVLDSFGTPHTDRTTTGPTHIFNLGHGISQYTPPEHVAALVEAVHSHSRAQRRPL; from the coding sequence ATGAGTTTCGCCCCGCTCCAGAACGACACCTTCCTGCGCGCCTGCCGCCGCCAGGCCACCGACTACACGCCCCTGTGGCTCATGCGCCAGGCCGGCCGCTACCTGCCGGAATACCTGGCCACGCGCGCCAAGGCGGGCAGCTTCATGGGCCTGGCGACCAATGTGCAGTACGCCACCGACGTCACGCTGCAGCCGCTGGACCGCTTTCCGCTCGACGCGGCCATCCTGTTCAGCGACATCCTCACGGTGCCGGACGCCATGGGCCTGGGCCTGTCGTTCGCGCAGGGCGAAGGCCCGCGCTTCGCCAAGAACGTGCGCGACGAGGCCGCTGTGGCCGAACTGGCCGTGCCCGACATGGACAAGCTGCGCTACGTGTTCGACGCCGTGACCAGCATCCGCAAGGCCTTGAACGGCCGCGTGCCGCTGATCGGCTTCTCGGGCAGCCCGTGGACGCTGGCCTGCTACATGGTCGAGGGCAAGGGCAGTGACGACTACCGCCAGGTCAAGACGCTGATGTACAGCCGCCCCGACCTGATGCACCGCATCCTGGAAATCAACGCCGATGCCGTCGCTGCCTATCTGAACGCCCAGATCGATGCCGGCGCACAGGCCGTAATGGTCTTCGACAGCTGGGGCGGCGTGCTGGCCGATGGCATGTTCCAGCAGTTCAGCCTGGCGTACACGCGCCGCGTGCTGGCGCAGCTCAAGCGCACGGGCGTGGACGGCACCGACGTGCCACGCATCGTCTTCACCAAGGGCGGCGCGCTGTGGCTCGACGAGATGGGCGGCCTGGACTGCGAGGTGCTGGGCCTGGACTGGACGGCCAATCTGGCCAAGGCCCGCGCCCTGGTGGGCGGCGCGGTGGGCGGCCCGGGCAAGGCGCTGCAGGGCAACATCGACCCGAACGTGCTGTTTGCCCCGCCGGACGCCATTGCAGCCCAGGCGCGCGCCGTGCTGGACAGCTTCGGCACCCCGCACACCGACCGGACGACCACCGGCCCCACGCACATCTTCAACCTGGGCCACGGCATCAGCCAATACACCCCGCCCGAGCACGTGGCCGCGTTGGTGGAAGCCGTGCACAGCCACTCCCGGGCACAACGTCGCCCGCTCTGA